In Vibrio celticus, one genomic interval encodes:
- the fadJ gene encoding fatty acid oxidation complex subunit alpha FadJ produces MSTTLDTTTEKETVAQPDSTSATESTKKKATAFTLNIDEQDIAWLAIDVPNEKMNTLQAAFAEEMKAIFEQLKEKQSRVKGLIVHSLKPDNFIAGADVRMLDACKTADEAQSLARQGQEMFQTLSELPYPVVAAIHGPCLGGGLELALACDYRVCTDSDKTRLGLPEVQLGLLPGSGGTQRLPRLIGLLPSLDLILTGKQLRAKKAKSLGVVDACVPETILLEVAKSFVEKNTGSKKGKRFASKSQASTKEKLISRNGLGRKVIFEQASKKTNQKTRGNYPAADAILDVIRYGLENGFDKGLQYEAKRFSELVMTSESKALRSIFFVTTEMKKEHGADAEPKAVKRVGVLGGGLMGAGISHVSVAKAKVPVRIKDVSNEGVLNALNYNFKLFDKQRKRRILSRAGLESKMLQLSGGIDFTSFNHTDVVIEAVFEDLDLKQSMVADIEANAKPETIFATNTSSLPIHKIAEKAQRPENVVGLHYFSPAEKMPLVEVIPHETTSEETISTVVALAKKQGKTPIVVKDTAGFYVNRILAPYMNEAAHLLLANEPIEKLDSTLLDFGFPVGPITLLDEVGVDIGAKIIPILVNELGDRFQGPDVFDILLNDNRKGRKSGKGFYTYKGKKKEVDKSVYKLLKLQPDPKLSDNDIAMRCVLPMLNEAVRCLDDGIIRSPRDGDIGAIFGIGFPPFLGGPFRYMDQIGIKSLVEMMNDFAKKYGDRFAPCDGLLTRAGLGESFYK; encoded by the coding sequence ATGTCTACGACTCTTGATACAACAACAGAAAAAGAAACAGTCGCTCAACCAGATTCAACCTCTGCGACTGAATCAACCAAAAAGAAAGCGACAGCATTTACTCTTAATATCGATGAGCAAGATATTGCTTGGTTAGCGATTGATGTGCCCAACGAGAAAATGAACACGCTGCAGGCGGCTTTTGCTGAAGAAATGAAAGCTATCTTCGAGCAACTCAAAGAAAAGCAGAGCCGAGTTAAGGGCCTAATTGTTCATTCTCTTAAGCCAGATAACTTTATCGCTGGTGCCGATGTAAGAATGCTTGATGCGTGTAAAACGGCTGACGAAGCACAGTCTCTGGCTCGCCAAGGGCAGGAGATGTTCCAAACTCTGTCTGAACTGCCGTACCCAGTGGTCGCAGCGATTCATGGACCATGTTTAGGTGGTGGTTTAGAGCTCGCACTGGCATGTGATTACCGTGTATGTACCGATTCAGATAAGACTCGTCTTGGTCTGCCAGAAGTACAACTTGGCTTATTGCCGGGTTCTGGCGGTACACAGCGTCTGCCTCGCCTTATCGGTTTGTTACCATCGCTCGACCTAATCCTTACGGGCAAGCAACTGCGCGCTAAGAAAGCGAAATCGCTCGGTGTTGTGGATGCTTGTGTGCCTGAAACTATCCTGCTTGAAGTCGCTAAAAGCTTTGTTGAAAAGAATACGGGCAGTAAAAAAGGGAAGCGTTTTGCGTCGAAAAGCCAAGCGTCGACTAAAGAAAAGCTGATTTCACGTAACGGCCTTGGTCGTAAAGTGATTTTTGAGCAAGCTTCTAAGAAGACCAATCAGAAAACACGCGGTAATTACCCAGCAGCAGATGCGATTTTGGACGTCATTCGTTATGGCCTTGAGAACGGCTTTGACAAAGGCCTTCAGTATGAAGCGAAGCGTTTCTCAGAACTGGTTATGACTTCAGAGTCTAAAGCCCTTCGTTCGATTTTCTTTGTAACTACGGAAATGAAAAAAGAACACGGCGCAGACGCAGAACCAAAAGCGGTTAAGCGTGTTGGTGTGCTTGGCGGTGGTCTTATGGGCGCAGGCATCAGCCATGTCAGTGTTGCTAAGGCGAAAGTACCAGTTCGCATTAAAGACGTATCCAATGAAGGTGTGTTGAACGCGCTTAACTACAACTTCAAGTTGTTCGATAAGCAGCGTAAGCGTCGCATTCTGAGCAGAGCGGGTCTCGAAAGTAAGATGCTTCAGCTATCTGGTGGTATCGACTTTACGAGTTTCAACCACACCGATGTGGTGATTGAAGCGGTATTTGAAGACCTCGACCTTAAGCAGTCAATGGTTGCGGATATCGAAGCCAATGCCAAGCCAGAGACTATCTTTGCAACCAACACGTCTTCACTGCCAATCCATAAAATTGCGGAGAAGGCGCAGCGACCAGAAAACGTTGTCGGTCTTCACTACTTCAGCCCTGCCGAAAAAATGCCGCTGGTTGAGGTTATCCCCCATGAAACAACCTCTGAAGAGACGATTTCTACGGTTGTCGCATTAGCGAAGAAGCAAGGCAAAACACCGATTGTTGTCAAAGACACGGCTGGTTTTTATGTGAACCGTATTCTTGCTCCGTACATGAACGAAGCAGCGCATTTACTCCTAGCGAACGAGCCGATTGAAAAGCTCGACAGCACGTTATTGGACTTCGGTTTCCCGGTTGGTCCTATCACTTTATTAGATGAGGTGGGTGTTGATATCGGTGCGAAGATCATTCCGATTTTAGTGAATGAGCTTGGCGATCGTTTCCAAGGCCCTGATGTGTTCGACATTCTTTTGAATGACAACCGTAAAGGTCGTAAGAGTGGTAAAGGTTTCTACACTTACAAAGGCAAGAAGAAGGAAGTCGATAAGTCAGTTTACAAGCTGCTTAAGCTGCAACCAGATCCTAAGTTGAGCGATAACGATATCGCGATGCGCTGTGTGTTACCTATGTTGAACGAAGCGGTTCGTTGTTTAGATGATGGCATTATCCGCAGCCCTCGTGATGGTGATATCGGTGCGATTTTCGGTATCGGTTTCCCGCCATTCCTCGGTGGTCCGTTCCGCTACATGGATCAAATCGGCATTAAGTCACTGGTTGAGATGATGAACGATTTCGCTAAGAAATACGGTGACCGTTTTGCGCCATGTGATGGCCTACTGACACGCGCTGGTTTGGGTGAGTCTTTCTACAAGTAA
- a CDS encoding outer membrane protein transport protein, whose amino-acid sequence MTTNNTRLFKKSLLAVTITLASSQAMAAGFQLNAQSATGIGRAFAGDAVIADNASVMARNPAAMALFDKTELSLGFETITSMIEVKDGQYCSGGLCNVPAATSNFNYDDAGDTSVAPNIHLIVPVNEQFAWGVNAYSNFGTKTEFSDSSGAKEYGGLTDVMSINFGLSGSYRLNEQWSFGAGLDLIYGQGTMKREHDTLGPLLDVDKADGWAVGFNVGTVYELDDNNRFGLSYRYSPEITAEDDKDQEITLPLPDIAEFSGYHKIEDTKFAVHYSVQWIGWSAFDQIEFDNLSQGLLPGAYNKEYQWKDGWHYAIGGTYYLNRTWTLRAGYMYDTSAQDELTSISVPDSDRQWLSAGFTYHIDDKSNIDFGFTYLMGDDVEVSESTPNPLLPGSDISTVTATTHADAILMGLQYSRSF is encoded by the coding sequence ATGACTACCAACAACACGCGTCTGTTTAAAAAGTCTCTTTTAGCAGTAACAATTACACTGGCGTCTTCGCAAGCGATGGCAGCAGGTTTCCAACTTAACGCACAATCAGCAACCGGCATCGGCCGTGCTTTCGCTGGTGATGCAGTAATCGCAGATAACGCGTCAGTAATGGCACGTAACCCTGCAGCAATGGCACTATTTGACAAAACTGAGCTTTCTCTTGGTTTTGAAACCATTACTTCAATGATTGAAGTTAAAGATGGCCAATACTGTAGTGGTGGGCTTTGTAATGTTCCTGCAGCAACAAGTAACTTTAATTACGATGATGCTGGTGATACTTCAGTTGCTCCTAATATCCACCTTATCGTACCAGTTAATGAGCAGTTTGCTTGGGGTGTGAACGCTTACTCCAATTTCGGAACAAAAACTGAGTTTAGTGACTCTTCCGGCGCAAAGGAGTACGGAGGCCTAACTGATGTAATGAGTATCAACTTTGGTCTATCCGGCTCATACCGACTCAATGAACAATGGAGTTTTGGTGCTGGCCTTGATTTAATTTATGGCCAAGGCACGATGAAACGTGAACATGATACTTTAGGCCCTCTACTTGATGTAGACAAAGCTGATGGTTGGGCTGTCGGTTTCAATGTCGGAACTGTTTATGAGCTAGATGATAATAACCGATTCGGTTTATCTTATCGTTATAGCCCTGAGATCACTGCCGAGGATGACAAAGATCAAGAGATCACACTTCCTCTACCAGACATTGCTGAGTTCTCCGGTTACCACAAAATTGAAGACACTAAATTTGCTGTTCACTACTCTGTACAATGGATCGGCTGGAGCGCATTTGATCAAATCGAGTTTGACAACCTTTCTCAAGGCTTATTGCCTGGCGCTTATAATAAAGAATATCAATGGAAAGATGGTTGGCACTATGCTATCGGTGGTACATACTACCTAAACCGTACATGGACTCTACGTGCAGGTTACATGTACGATACAAGTGCTCAAGATGAGTTAACGTCGATCTCAGTACCTGACTCTGATCGTCAATGGTTATCTGCTGGTTTTACTTACCATATTGATGACAAGTCAAACATAGACTTCGGTTTCACTTATCTTATGGGTGATGACGTAGAAGTATCTGAAAGTACACCTAACCCACTACTGCCTGGCTCTGATATATCAACAGTCACCGCAACGACACATGCAGATGCAATCCTAATGGGTCTGCAGTACAGCCGTAGCTTCTAA
- a CDS encoding outer membrane protein transport protein, with protein sequence MKMNKTLLSAAVAVGLLSTSTVTHAAGFQLAEYSATGLGRAYAGEAAMADGADAQWRNPAMLTYLEGTQVSVGAIYVDPNIDIEGTSGGNTPANSKDFAHSAVIPNFYVSHKYSEKLAIGFAAGTNYGMETDLGTDFAGANHGNEASVISMELNLNAAYQVLENVSIGGGVRYIMAEGSFGAVASPQSPLAGTTLKYMEGEDTAWGWQVGTAWQINENNRLGFTYKSEVDLTLEGYAKGIGFNPTNPTAHKSGSMDLALPATAELASFHQLTEKVAVHASVNWTNWSSFKELVADFPTESVPIKEENWEDNYRFAIGTTYQMTPKLALRSGIAYDTSAVSEEHRTATIPETDRTWLSIGAGYQWSEQLTLDAGFTYILAKDAKMHETDAAADLFGGNFEGEVTGSIWLVGIQANYRF encoded by the coding sequence ATGAAAATGAATAAGACTCTTCTATCTGCTGCAGTGGCAGTTGGACTACTTTCGACTTCTACTGTGACTCACGCGGCAGGTTTTCAACTAGCAGAATACTCAGCAACCGGTCTTGGCCGCGCATACGCGGGTGAAGCAGCAATGGCTGACGGCGCAGACGCACAATGGCGCAACCCTGCCATGCTGACTTACCTAGAAGGCACACAAGTTTCTGTTGGCGCTATCTATGTTGACCCGAACATTGATATCGAAGGTACCTCTGGCGGAAATACTCCAGCAAATAGCAAAGATTTCGCCCACAGTGCTGTGATTCCTAACTTTTACGTATCTCACAAGTATTCAGAAAAGTTAGCAATCGGATTTGCTGCAGGCACCAACTACGGCATGGAAACCGACCTAGGTACTGACTTTGCTGGTGCAAACCACGGCAATGAAGCAAGCGTTATCAGCATGGAACTCAACTTAAATGCTGCTTACCAAGTACTTGAAAACGTATCTATTGGTGGTGGTGTTCGCTATATCATGGCAGAAGGTAGCTTTGGTGCTGTTGCTAGCCCTCAATCGCCATTAGCTGGTACCACTTTAAAGTACATGGAAGGTGAAGACACTGCATGGGGTTGGCAAGTGGGTACTGCTTGGCAGATCAATGAAAATAACCGCCTTGGCTTTACCTACAAATCGGAAGTAGACCTGACTTTAGAAGGCTATGCTAAAGGCATCGGCTTTAACCCGACAAATCCTACGGCTCACAAGAGTGGCTCAATGGACCTTGCTCTTCCAGCAACAGCAGAACTTGCTAGTTTCCACCAATTGACAGAAAAAGTCGCGGTTCACGCGAGTGTTAACTGGACAAACTGGAGCAGCTTCAAAGAACTTGTTGCTGATTTCCCAACTGAATCGGTGCCGATCAAAGAAGAAAATTGGGAAGACAACTACCGTTTTGCGATTGGTACCACTTACCAAATGACACCTAAACTGGCTCTACGTTCTGGTATCGCCTACGACACGTCAGCGGTAAGCGAAGAGCACCGTACAGCAACGATCCCAGAAACAGACCGTACTTGGTTGAGTATTGGTGCAGGCTACCAATGGTCTGAGCAACTAACTCTAGATGCAGGCTTCACTTACATTCTAGCGAAAGACGCTAAGATGCATGAAACCGATGCTGCAGCGGATTTATTTGGTGGCAACTTCGAAGGTGAAGTGACAGGTAGCATCTGGTTAGTTGGTATCCAAGCGAACTACCGCTTCTAA
- a CDS encoding DsbE family thiol:disulfide interchange protein — protein MNKKILFIPLIAFMVLAGIFATQLMRNQSGDDPTKLESVLIGKPVPEFGLEDLEQPGKFHDQAIFKGEPLLLNVWATWCPTCYAEHSYLNKLADQGVKIIGLNYKDDRNKAVGWLKELGNPYLISLFDGNGMLGLDLGVYGAPETFLIDANGVVRYRHVGDVNPTNWASTLEPMYQELLEESK, from the coding sequence ATGAACAAGAAGATTTTATTCATTCCATTGATTGCGTTCATGGTTCTAGCTGGAATCTTTGCAACGCAATTAATGCGCAACCAGTCGGGCGATGACCCGACTAAGCTTGAATCTGTATTGATTGGTAAGCCTGTTCCTGAGTTCGGTCTAGAAGACTTAGAACAACCAGGTAAGTTTCATGACCAAGCAATCTTTAAAGGTGAGCCACTGCTTCTTAACGTGTGGGCGACTTGGTGTCCTACTTGTTATGCAGAGCACTCTTACCTGAACAAGCTTGCGGATCAAGGCGTTAAGATCATTGGTCTTAACTACAAAGATGATCGCAACAAAGCGGTTGGTTGGTTAAAAGAGTTGGGTAACCCGTACCTAATTAGCCTGTTTGATGGTAATGGCATGCTAGGTCTTGACCTTGGCGTGTATGGCGCGCCTGAAACTTTCCTAATCGATGCTAACGGCGTAGTTCGCTACCGCCATGTTGGTGACGTGAACCCAACCAACTGGGCATCGACGCTTGAGCCGATGTATCAAGAGTTGTTGGAGGAATCGAAATGA
- the fadI gene encoding acetyl-CoA C-acyltransferase FadI, with protein MGKQEVKTRSGERVAVVAGLRTPFARQSTEFSQVPAVDLGKMVVSEMLARTDVDPALIEQVVFGQVVQMPEAPNIAREIVLGTGMDINTDAYSVTRACATSFQAAVNVTESIMAGTIDVGIAGGADSSSVLPIGVSKKLAANLLALSKTKTMGQKLKILKTLSVKDLMPVPPAVAEYSTGLSMGQTAEQMAKTHGITREAQDALAHRSHSLASQAWKEGKIKDEVMTAFPAPYKKYLAEDNNIRHDSTVEGYAKLRPAFDRKYGSVTAANATPLTDGGAAVMLMREGKAKELGLEVLGYIRGYAFSAIGVETDMLMGPTYATSQVLKNTGLELSDLTLIEMHEAFAAQVLANVKMFASDEFAQKNLGRDKAIGEIDMEKFNVLGSSIAYGHPFAATGARMMTQTLRELKRRGGGLALNTACAAGGLGAAMILEVE; from the coding sequence ATGGGCAAACAGGAAGTCAAAACGCGTTCTGGAGAACGTGTTGCCGTTGTCGCTGGATTACGAACCCCATTCGCTCGTCAGAGCACAGAATTTAGCCAAGTGCCTGCGGTTGACCTAGGCAAAATGGTTGTGAGCGAAATGCTTGCAAGAACGGATGTCGATCCTGCGCTTATTGAACAAGTTGTGTTCGGCCAAGTAGTGCAAATGCCAGAAGCTCCGAACATTGCGCGTGAAATCGTGTTGGGCACAGGCATGGATATCAATACCGATGCCTACAGTGTGACACGAGCATGTGCGACCAGCTTCCAAGCGGCAGTTAACGTGACCGAAAGCATTATGGCTGGCACGATTGATGTCGGTATTGCGGGCGGTGCGGACTCTTCTTCTGTATTGCCTATCGGTGTTTCGAAAAAGTTAGCGGCAAATCTATTAGCGCTGAGCAAAACGAAAACTATGGGTCAAAAGCTCAAGATTCTTAAAACGCTTTCCGTAAAAGATTTGATGCCAGTACCACCTGCAGTTGCTGAATACTCGACCGGTTTATCCATGGGACAAACGGCTGAGCAAATGGCTAAGACGCATGGTATTACTCGCGAAGCTCAAGACGCACTTGCTCACCGTTCTCATTCTTTGGCTTCTCAGGCATGGAAAGAGGGCAAGATTAAAGACGAAGTGATGACGGCATTCCCGGCGCCTTACAAAAAGTATCTAGCGGAAGACAACAACATTCGCCACGACTCAACGGTTGAAGGTTACGCTAAGCTGCGTCCTGCTTTTGATAGAAAGTACGGCAGTGTAACGGCAGCCAATGCTACACCGCTTACTGATGGCGGCGCTGCGGTGATGTTGATGCGCGAAGGTAAAGCGAAAGAACTAGGCTTAGAAGTGCTTGGTTATATTCGTGGTTATGCGTTCTCAGCGATTGGTGTTGAAACAGATATGCTGATGGGCCCGACTTACGCGACCTCACAAGTATTAAAGAACACCGGTTTAGAGTTGTCAGACCTTACACTGATCGAAATGCACGAAGCATTCGCTGCCCAAGTTTTGGCTAACGTTAAAATGTTTGCGAGCGATGAGTTTGCACAGAAGAATCTTGGCCGCGACAAAGCGATCGGTGAGATTGATATGGAGAAGTTCAACGTGCTGGGTAGCTCGATTGCTTACGGACACCCGTTTGCAGCGACTGGCGCGCGCATGATGACTCAAACATTACGTGAACTGAAACGTCGCGGTGGCGGCTTGGCACTGAACACAGCTTGTGCGGCTGGTGGTTTAGGTGCAGCAATGATCTTGGAGGTAGAATAA
- a CDS encoding sigma-70 family RNA polymerase sigma factor yields MFGKKTAKRPVNSDMDKQRKYEALVRAYHRDLFRYAYWLCKDKSIAEDLVQETCLRAWKSLDSLQDEKAAKSWLITILRRENARRFERKQFDLVDIDDHGNDASVSDDPHHQHQWLQAQIMKLEIDYREPLFLQVIGGFSGDEIADILDLNKNTVMTRLFRARNQLKELLDTEEAERGQHNG; encoded by the coding sequence ATGTTTGGAAAGAAAACAGCCAAGCGTCCGGTCAACTCTGATATGGACAAACAAAGAAAATACGAAGCACTCGTGCGTGCCTATCATCGTGACCTCTTTCGCTACGCCTATTGGTTATGCAAAGACAAAAGCATTGCCGAAGACTTAGTTCAAGAAACTTGCCTTCGTGCATGGAAGTCACTCGATAGCCTTCAAGATGAAAAAGCCGCTAAATCTTGGCTAATTACCATATTGAGACGCGAAAACGCTCGACGTTTTGAACGCAAACAGTTTGATCTGGTTGATATCGACGATCACGGTAACGATGCTAGTGTCAGTGATGACCCGCACCATCAGCATCAGTGGTTGCAAGCTCAGATCATGAAACTTGAAATTGATTACCGTGAACCTCTCTTCTTGCAAGTGATTGGTGGTTTTAGTGGTGATGAGATTGCCGATATTCTCGATCTCAACAAAAACACGGTGATGACACGTTTATTCAGAGCTCGAAATCAGTTGAAAGAGCTGTTGGATACAGAAGAGGCAGAGAGGGGGCAACATAATGGATGA
- the ccmI gene encoding c-type cytochrome biogenesis protein CcmI — protein sequence MTLFWISTIILSLAAIFLIVLPFINKKANNDEMLRDELNKAFYKDRLVELEVEAEEGLVDNQQELIADLKQSLLDDVPAQEEMKKTQISTLGVVVPSIILVVAVTYGMYFKFGALDKVQHWQEVSSNLPELSKKLMSSEGGALTDDELEDLTLALRTRLHYQPKDSTGWLLLGRIALANRDAETAKDSMERAYKLEPKNEDVQLGFAQALMLSPDETDQNQARLILSRLIQNDYVDLRVFSLLAFDAFERQDYPGAVKYWSIMQQMIGPQDSRYEMLSRSIESAQKKMGDTMGVDQGKTVAVTLDLSADVNADPNSVLIVSVHRADGSPMPIAAARYPLGTFPRTVVLDDGNSMLEGQELSSLETLMVRARLDTDGNVSTREGDWYGESEVVELGAPVTIDINKQY from the coding sequence ATGACTCTATTTTGGATTTCTACCATTATCCTTTCGCTAGCGGCAATTTTCTTAATTGTTCTGCCTTTCATTAATAAGAAGGCAAATAATGATGAAATGCTTCGCGACGAGTTGAATAAAGCATTCTATAAAGACCGTCTTGTCGAGTTAGAAGTAGAAGCAGAGGAAGGTCTTGTTGATAACCAACAAGAACTGATCGCTGATTTGAAACAGTCTCTGCTTGATGATGTTCCTGCACAAGAAGAGATGAAGAAAACTCAAATCTCTACGCTTGGTGTGGTTGTACCGTCGATCATTCTTGTCGTCGCTGTGACTTATGGTATGTACTTTAAGTTCGGTGCATTGGACAAAGTTCAACACTGGCAAGAAGTGAGCTCGAACCTTCCTGAATTGTCTAAAAAGCTGATGTCATCGGAAGGTGGTGCACTAACGGATGATGAGCTGGAAGATTTGACTCTGGCGCTTCGTACTCGTCTGCATTACCAACCAAAAGATTCAACAGGTTGGTTGCTACTCGGTCGTATTGCACTGGCTAACCGTGATGCTGAAACAGCAAAAGATTCTATGGAGCGAGCTTACAAGCTTGAACCTAAGAATGAAGATGTTCAGTTAGGTTTCGCACAAGCACTGATGCTTTCACCTGATGAAACTGATCAAAACCAAGCTCGTTTGATTTTGAGCCGTTTGATTCAAAACGATTACGTCGACCTTCGTGTGTTCTCACTGCTAGCGTTCGATGCGTTTGAGCGTCAAGACTACCCGGGTGCTGTGAAGTACTGGAGTATCATGCAACAGATGATTGGTCCACAAGACAGTCGCTATGAAATGCTTTCGCGCAGTATTGAAAGTGCTCAGAAGAAAATGGGCGACACTATGGGTGTCGACCAAGGTAAGACTGTTGCTGTAACGCTCGATCTATCTGCAGACGTGAATGCAGATCCTAACTCAGTGTTAATTGTGTCAGTACACAGAGCAGATGGTTCTCCAATGCCTATCGCAGCCGCTCGTTACCCACTAGGGACTTTCCCTCGTACTGTTGTGCTAGATGACGGTAACAGCATGCTGGAAGGACAAGAGTTGTCTAGCCTTGAAACTCTGATGGTTAGAGCTAGGCTTGATACAGACGGCAACGTTTCAACTCGCGAAGGCGATTGGTACGGTGAAAGTGAAGTGGTTGAATTGGGCGCTCCAGTCACCATTGATATCAATAAGCAATATTAA
- a CDS encoding DUF3379 domain-containing protein — MDDLEFRRRVLSEPKQRTQDIVDAAANSETNSNFLDDVLALDKQIHSAMNVDVPDDLADRILFNQTSSEESKVVRPTFARRAMAMAASVAFVAGLLVGQVNWGNAFVSPAQASLVDTAMKHVVDEKSFVSSIDEQVTSQQINAKMNPFAFQFDDAFPYHVYYLNHCGFGKSNAVHMVFQGAKGKVTLFLTGIPTDKPIDFDEKGMSGSVTPVDGSSLILVGENGEDVSKIAEKLTKMIKPMS, encoded by the coding sequence ATGGATGATTTGGAATTTCGTCGTCGTGTATTGTCGGAACCTAAACAACGTACACAAGATATTGTTGATGCAGCCGCGAATAGCGAAACCAATAGTAACTTCTTAGACGATGTACTAGCGCTTGATAAGCAGATCCACTCTGCGATGAATGTGGATGTGCCAGACGATCTTGCAGATCGTATTCTGTTCAACCAGACCTCAAGCGAAGAAAGCAAAGTAGTAAGGCCTACGTTTGCGAGACGAGCAATGGCAATGGCTGCCTCGGTGGCGTTTGTTGCTGGTTTATTAGTTGGCCAAGTGAATTGGGGAAATGCATTCGTTTCACCTGCGCAAGCTAGTTTAGTTGATACGGCGATGAAGCATGTTGTTGATGAGAAGAGCTTTGTTAGTAGCATCGATGAACAGGTTACATCGCAGCAGATCAACGCAAAAATGAACCCATTTGCTTTTCAGTTTGATGACGCTTTCCCTTACCATGTTTATTACCTAAACCACTGTGGCTTTGGTAAATCCAACGCAGTACATATGGTCTTCCAAGGCGCAAAAGGCAAAGTAACACTGTTTTTAACCGGTATTCCAACAGACAAACCTATCGATTTTGATGAAAAAGGCATGTCCGGCTCGGTAACACCCGTAGATGGCAGCAGCTTAATCCTTGTGGGTGAAAATGGTGAGGATGTTTCCAAAATCGCTGAAAAGCTGACAAAAATGATCAAACCAATGAGCTAA
- a CDS encoding MlaA family lipoprotein — MSASVLRFSSLLFIASLTVGCSSAPDESVNDDNLETSEYVEESHPNDPFEGFNRAMWDINYEYLDPYLVRPVSLAYVDYTPVPVRSGISNFLANLDEPSSMVNNLIMGNGEKALDHFNRFWINSTIGLLGLIDIASEAGITKYDDKSFSDAIGHYGVGNGPYFMVPGYGPITTREVTETVDGMYVPLSFLNFWASLGKWAFEGMETRAQLVSQEALLDNSPDPYALTRDVYIQRRDFKAEIEPEEVDLEEEDFIDGYLEDY; from the coding sequence ATGTCTGCCAGTGTTTTAAGATTCTCGAGTTTACTTTTTATCGCAAGCTTAACGGTGGGCTGTTCAAGTGCGCCGGACGAAAGTGTTAACGATGATAACCTCGAAACCTCTGAATACGTCGAAGAGTCCCACCCGAATGATCCTTTTGAAGGCTTCAACCGCGCGATGTGGGATATTAACTACGAATATCTAGATCCTTATTTGGTTCGCCCAGTTTCCCTTGCTTATGTTGACTACACCCCTGTGCCAGTGCGTTCTGGTATCTCCAATTTTCTAGCCAACTTAGACGAACCATCAAGCATGGTGAATAACCTTATTATGGGCAATGGTGAAAAAGCACTCGATCATTTTAATCGTTTTTGGATTAACTCAACGATTGGTTTGTTAGGCTTGATCGATATTGCCAGCGAAGCAGGGATCACCAAGTACGATGACAAGTCGTTCTCTGATGCGATTGGTCATTACGGGGTAGGGAATGGTCCTTACTTCATGGTGCCGGGTTATGGCCCAATAACAACGCGCGAAGTGACTGAAACCGTTGATGGTATGTATGTGCCTCTGTCTTTCTTGAACTTCTGGGCTAGCTTAGGCAAGTGGGCATTCGAAGGCATGGAAACACGTGCTCAGTTAGTGTCACAAGAGGCGCTGTTGGATAACTCTCCAGATCCATACGCATTAACGCGTGATGTTTACATTCAACGTCGTGATTTCAAAGCCGAGATAGAACCTGAAGAGGTCGACCTTGAAGAAGAAGATTTCATCGATGGTTATCTAGAAGATTACTAG
- a CDS encoding cytochrome c-type biogenesis protein translates to MIRKALITLFATFAISATVSAAPIEFHEFETVDQEQQFKELSNTLRCPKCQNNTIGDSNAELAVDLRQKVYEMTKDGKSKQDIIDYMIARYGNFVTYNPPLTLATSILWIGPFAVVVFGFGLIILRSRKSKSKAAVESDKDWDADKEARLKALLDEENDGDKK, encoded by the coding sequence ATGATTAGAAAAGCACTGATTACTCTATTCGCTACGTTCGCAATCTCAGCGACTGTTTCTGCTGCGCCTATCGAGTTCCATGAATTTGAAACCGTGGATCAAGAACAGCAGTTTAAAGAGCTGAGCAATACGCTACGTTGTCCTAAATGTCAGAACAACACGATTGGTGATTCGAACGCTGAGCTAGCGGTCGACTTACGCCAAAAAGTGTACGAGATGACAAAAGACGGTAAGTCGAAGCAAGATATCATTGATTACATGATTGCTCGCTACGGTAACTTTGTGACTTACAATCCACCACTGACACTAGCTACATCGATCCTTTGGATTGGACCGTTTGCGGTTGTTGTGTTTGGATTTGGTTTGATTATTTTACGAAGCAGAAAGTCAAAATCAAAAGCAGCAGTAGAGTCAGATAAAGACTGGGATGCAGACAAAGAAGCTCGCTTAAAAGCGTTACTCGATGAAGAGAACGACGGAGATAAGAAGTAA